From Acidithiobacillus sp., the proteins below share one genomic window:
- a CDS encoding 4Fe-4S dicluster domain-containing protein, whose protein sequence is MVAPSFLPRSEFQHLLTALIAAGYRCLGPKVRDGAIVYDGLDSADDLPRGVHDHQQPGVYRLQRDESPRCFAWANGPQALKPLLFAPHEVLWTSAAGSDGGITFHPKKPEARPTAVIGVRACDLAALRLQDQHFLEGPFPDPHYGARRRNLFLVAVHCTHPAATCFCASTGDGPRAESGFDLALAELDEGFIVTAGSRKGEALLGQLPLEALDPLQQATADGEIMAAAQAQQRALPSRNLRDDLFANLHHPRWEDVAQRCLSCTNCSSVCPTCFCHAETEEPALDGLSSTHSRQWDSCFTAGHSAIHGIVIRADTRQRYRQWLTHKLGSWHDQYGRSGCVGCGRCIAWCPAGIDITAEAAAICGEDHA, encoded by the coding sequence ATGGTCGCACCCAGTTTTCTTCCCCGCTCCGAGTTCCAGCACCTGCTGACCGCCCTGATTGCGGCGGGCTACCGCTGCCTGGGGCCGAAGGTGCGGGACGGTGCCATTGTTTATGACGGGTTGGACAGTGCCGACGATCTGCCACGGGGAGTCCACGACCACCAGCAGCCCGGCGTGTACCGGCTTCAGCGGGACGAGAGCCCGCGCTGTTTCGCCTGGGCCAACGGCCCCCAGGCCCTCAAACCGCTGCTCTTTGCCCCTCACGAGGTCCTCTGGACCAGCGCTGCGGGGAGTGACGGGGGTATCACCTTTCACCCCAAGAAACCGGAAGCCCGGCCCACCGCCGTCATCGGCGTGCGCGCCTGCGATCTCGCGGCGCTGCGTCTGCAGGACCAGCACTTTCTGGAGGGGCCGTTTCCTGATCCCCATTATGGCGCCCGGCGCAGGAACCTTTTTCTGGTGGCGGTGCATTGCACCCATCCTGCGGCCACCTGTTTCTGCGCCTCCACCGGCGACGGGCCGCGGGCTGAGTCGGGTTTCGATCTGGCTCTGGCGGAACTCGACGAGGGCTTCATTGTCACGGCGGGGAGCCGCAAGGGCGAGGCACTGCTCGGGCAACTGCCCCTCGAAGCCCTGGACCCCCTCCAACAGGCCACCGCCGACGGGGAGATCATGGCTGCCGCCCAGGCGCAGCAACGCGCCCTACCGTCCCGCAACCTGCGGGATGATCTCTTTGCCAATCTGCACCACCCCCGCTGGGAGGATGTCGCCCAACGCTGTTTGTCCTGTACCAACTGCAGCTCCGTTTGTCCCACCTGTTTCTGCCACGCCGAGACGGAGGAACCTGCCCTGGACGGCCTGAGCAGTACCCATTCCCGGCAATGGGACTCCTGTTTCACCGCAGGCCACAGCGCCATCCACGGCATCGTCATCCGCGCTGACACCCGCCAGCGCTACCGCCAGTGGCTGACCCACAAGCTCGGGAGCTGGCACGACCAGTATGGCCGCTCCGGCTGCGTGGGCTGCGGACGCTGCATCGCCTGGTGCCCGGCGGGCATCGACATCACCGCAGAAGCGGCGGCCATCTGCGGAGAGGATCATGCCTGA
- a CDS encoding DEAD/DEAH box helicase — MPTKNDWMNWHRDASTMPTLETYSYEDIRSWLGDLEIRKAQPYQKSISHLEQRGGTDLSALVQGTTRKPYRVDIHLSQGRLVTLCTCPVSSRCKHVTAVLLALLAQRSHTAPTPVLRPHVMQWLSELRSHLEPPKPKAPTTTYVLYWLLELNNRRHQGPVLSCHKARLNKTGECTDLTHWYNFEGALRRPPSFIDETDQRALRRLLLEDPYASQTGEFDLGPRHGAAALTLLAGTGRLFGNALTNPALRLGDNRPGTLTWNVSKGGEQYPALATTPPASGYLPLDIAWYLDRETQEIGPIDTDMPVTVLRDLLQAPPLNAQEASLLREMLEQSVPGLPAPVTDPEQGLREVAAPLQALLWCDTLALLGIQAHRHYAGQWSPTCRFDYAQPAFVYGPAHIAIDDDSAIQTLNNGEMVRIKRDTAAEKRALQALDKTGLKPVKASIFHSLSLLPHPIYGLASEADWDGFMTTGVDALRHQGWEVRWPDGFRHYFLQVDEWDMQVNEAEEGWLGLDVGIVVDGQRLALPPLLGALFNRDPRWLNPGGLSTIPDDEHIHLHTPAGIPIQTTADRLKPLVGTLIDLFSLGASGPLRMSAFDAPRLTRLADNSQWRSEGMDAVRALAKRLPQNGEITPVALPAGFALPLRPYQQDGLAWLQFLREHHLGGILADDMGLGKTAQTLAHLLLEKENGRLTDPALIIMPTSLIHNWREEAERFAPDLRVLSLHGKERSSRFADIPKHDLILTTYPLVWRDIETLKDQRFHLLILDEAQMVKNAQGRAAEAIREIPTRHRLALTGTPLENHLGELWAQFDFLLPGFLGDPRSFQRVWRGPIERHGDAERLDLLARRVRPFILRRRKEEVAKELPEKTIIIRSMDIDGAQRDLYETVRSAMDERIRQEIAAKGFQRSQIVILDAMLKLRQVCCDPRLLKSEKARKVQDSAKLALLMEMIPELLAEGRQILLFSQFTEMLALISARLDKMHIPYVLLTGSTQDRKTPIDRFQRGEVPLFLISLKAGGVGLNLTAADTVIHYDPWWNPAAENQATDRAHRIGQKRQVFVYKLIVAGSIEEKILALQEKKAILAAAVLEKAQKEKLRFGPDDLASLLAPLPETGR, encoded by the coding sequence ATGCCCACCAAGAACGACTGGATGAACTGGCACCGCGATGCCAGTACGATGCCCACGCTGGAAACGTACAGCTATGAAGACATCCGCAGTTGGCTGGGTGATCTGGAGATTCGCAAGGCCCAACCTTACCAGAAGTCCATCAGCCATCTGGAGCAGCGCGGCGGCACCGACCTCAGCGCCCTGGTGCAAGGCACGACGCGCAAGCCGTATCGGGTAGACATTCACCTCAGCCAGGGGCGCCTGGTGACCCTGTGTACCTGCCCGGTGAGCAGTCGCTGCAAGCATGTCACGGCAGTGCTCCTCGCTCTACTCGCCCAGCGCAGCCACACGGCGCCGACGCCGGTTTTGCGCCCGCATGTGATGCAATGGCTGAGCGAACTGCGCTCCCACCTGGAGCCGCCCAAACCCAAGGCCCCGACCACCACTTACGTCCTATACTGGCTGCTGGAACTGAACAACCGGCGCCACCAAGGTCCGGTACTCAGTTGTCACAAGGCCCGCCTGAACAAAACGGGAGAATGCACCGATCTCACCCACTGGTATAATTTTGAAGGCGCTTTACGCCGCCCACCCAGCTTTATTGACGAAACGGACCAACGTGCCTTGCGGCGCCTGCTGCTGGAAGACCCTTACGCCAGTCAAACCGGTGAATTTGATCTCGGTCCCCGCCACGGCGCCGCGGCGCTCACCTTACTCGCGGGCACAGGGCGTCTCTTCGGCAACGCACTGACCAACCCCGCCCTGCGCCTGGGCGACAACCGACCCGGCACCCTGACCTGGAACGTCAGCAAGGGTGGGGAACAATATCCGGCATTGGCAACCACGCCACCCGCGAGCGGCTACCTGCCACTGGATATTGCCTGGTATCTGGATAGAGAAACCCAGGAAATCGGCCCGATCGACACGGACATGCCGGTCACGGTCCTGCGCGATCTGTTGCAGGCCCCCCCCCTCAATGCGCAAGAAGCCAGCCTGTTGCGCGAGATGCTGGAACAGTCGGTGCCTGGCCTTCCCGCGCCTGTGACCGACCCCGAACAGGGTTTACGGGAGGTTGCTGCGCCTCTGCAAGCCTTGCTCTGGTGTGACACCCTGGCCCTCCTTGGCATTCAGGCGCACCGCCACTATGCAGGGCAATGGAGCCCTACCTGCCGCTTCGACTATGCGCAACCCGCCTTTGTGTATGGTCCCGCACATATCGCCATAGACGACGACAGTGCCATCCAGACCCTCAATAATGGCGAAATGGTCCGCATAAAACGCGACACGGCAGCCGAAAAACGAGCGCTGCAGGCACTGGATAAAACCGGCCTGAAACCCGTCAAGGCCAGCATTTTCCACAGCCTATCGCTGCTGCCACATCCCATCTATGGCCTGGCCAGTGAGGCCGACTGGGATGGGTTCATGACGACAGGCGTTGATGCACTCCGTCACCAGGGCTGGGAAGTGCGCTGGCCGGATGGCTTCCGCCACTACTTCCTGCAGGTGGACGAGTGGGATATGCAGGTGAATGAAGCCGAAGAGGGCTGGTTGGGCCTGGATGTCGGCATCGTGGTGGACGGTCAGCGGCTGGCGCTGCCTCCCCTGCTCGGCGCCCTCTTCAACCGCGATCCGCGCTGGCTGAATCCCGGCGGTCTCAGCACCATCCCTGACGATGAGCACATTCACCTACATACTCCGGCGGGTATCCCTATTCAAACCACGGCGGATCGCCTGAAGCCACTGGTCGGCACCCTCATTGATCTGTTCAGCCTTGGCGCTTCTGGCCCTCTGCGGATGTCCGCCTTTGATGCGCCGCGTCTCACCCGGTTGGCGGATAACAGCCAGTGGCGTAGTGAAGGTATGGATGCCGTGCGTGCCCTGGCCAAGCGTCTGCCGCAAAATGGGGAGATTACACCCGTCGCCCTGCCGGCCGGTTTCGCCCTCCCCTTGCGGCCTTATCAGCAAGATGGACTCGCCTGGCTGCAATTCCTGCGCGAGCATCATTTGGGTGGCATTCTCGCGGACGACATGGGTCTCGGCAAAACCGCGCAAACCCTCGCCCATCTGCTGCTGGAAAAGGAGAACGGCCGCCTGACCGATCCCGCCCTGATCATCATGCCCACCTCCCTGATTCATAACTGGCGGGAAGAAGCAGAGCGCTTCGCCCCCGACCTGCGGGTACTCTCCCTGCACGGTAAAGAACGCAGCAGCCGCTTTGCCGACATACCCAAGCATGATCTGATTCTCACCACCTATCCGCTGGTCTGGCGGGACATCGAGACGCTCAAGGACCAGCGTTTTCATTTGCTGATTCTCGACGAGGCGCAGATGGTCAAGAATGCGCAGGGCCGTGCCGCCGAAGCCATTCGCGAGATTCCCACCCGACATCGGCTCGCCCTCACCGGCACGCCGCTGGAAAACCATCTCGGCGAACTCTGGGCGCAATTCGACTTCCTCCTGCCCGGCTTTCTCGGCGACCCGCGCAGCTTCCAACGGGTCTGGCGTGGCCCCATCGAGCGCCACGGAGATGCCGAGCGTCTGGATTTGCTGGCCCGTCGGGTACGTCCTTTCATCCTGCGCCGCCGCAAGGAAGAAGTCGCCAAGGAACTTCCCGAGAAAACCATCATCATCCGCTCCATGGACATCGACGGGGCGCAGCGCGACCTTTATGAGACCGTACGCAGCGCCATGGATGAACGTATCCGTCAGGAAATCGCCGCCAAGGGTTTTCAACGCAGCCAGATCGTCATCCTCGACGCCATGCTCAAGCTGCGGCAGGTCTGCTGTGACCCGCGCCTGCTCAAGAGCGAGAAGGCGCGTAAAGTACAGGACAGCGCCAAACTTGCTCTGCTCATGGAGATGATTCCGGAGTTGCTGGCGGAAGGTCGCCAGATTCTGCTGTTTTCACAATTCACCGAGATGCTCGCCCTGATCAGTGCACGCCTCGACAAGATGCATATCCCTTACGTCCTGCTCACCGGCAGCACCCAGGATCGCAAGACGCCCATCGACCGCTTTCAGCGCGGTGAAGTGCCACTTTTCCTGATCAGCCTCAAGGCGGGCGGCGTCGGCCTCAACCTCACGGCGGCGGATACCGTGATTCACTATGACCCCTGGTGGAATCCCGCCGCCGAAAACCAGGCCACGGATCGCGCCCACCGCATCGGTCAGAAACGTCAGGTTTTTGTTTACAAACTGATTGTCGCCGGGAGCATTGAAGAAAAAATCCTGGCATTGCAGGAAAAAAAGGCCATTCTCGCCGCCGCCGTGCTGGAGAAGGCGCAGAAAGAAAAGCTCCGTTTCGGTCCCGACGATCTCGCCTCTCTTCTCGCGCCACTGCCAGAAACCGGGCGCTGA
- a CDS encoding FAD/NAD(P)-binding protein, producing the protein MPDPYLPQEVEVLERIQESPSIFTLRLAFTDPGMQIGYRFQPGQFNMVYLYGVGEVPISIVSDPEDTHRIDHTIRAVGRVTQGLARLGKGARLGLRGPYGRGWPLKRAEGRDIVLLTGGLGCAPVASVIHYILRRRERFGQLTILQGVKHTDDLIWRDQYEAWSRLPDVQVGLAADVGSAGWFGQVGPVTVLFDRVQFDPGALVMMCGPEPMMGAAVQELLRRGVAGENLWLSMERSMHCAVGHCGHCQLGGNFVCRDGPVFPYPALQPLLGERGF; encoded by the coding sequence ATGCCTGATCCTTACCTTCCCCAGGAGGTCGAGGTCCTCGAGCGCATTCAGGAGTCCCCCAGCATCTTCACCCTGCGCCTTGCCTTCACCGACCCTGGAATGCAGATCGGCTATCGCTTTCAGCCGGGCCAGTTCAACATGGTTTATCTGTATGGGGTGGGCGAGGTGCCCATTTCCATCGTCTCCGATCCCGAAGATACGCACCGCATCGACCATACCATCCGTGCCGTGGGGCGGGTCACCCAAGGGCTGGCGCGTCTGGGAAAGGGTGCCCGCCTGGGCCTGCGCGGGCCATACGGTCGGGGCTGGCCCCTGAAACGGGCCGAAGGCAGAGACATCGTGCTGCTCACCGGGGGGCTGGGCTGCGCGCCGGTGGCTTCGGTCATCCACTACATCCTGCGGCGACGGGAACGCTTTGGGCAGCTCACCATCCTGCAGGGGGTCAAGCATACCGACGACCTCATCTGGCGCGACCAGTACGAAGCCTGGAGTCGGCTGCCCGACGTGCAGGTGGGGCTGGCAGCGGACGTGGGCAGCGCCGGTTGGTTCGGGCAAGTGGGGCCGGTGACGGTCCTTTTCGACCGCGTGCAGTTCGATCCCGGTGCACTGGTGATGATGTGCGGCCCCGAGCCCATGATGGGGGCCGCCGTGCAGGAGTTGCTGCGGCGCGGCGTGGCGGGGGAGAACTTGTGGCTCAGCATGGAGCGCAGCATGCACTGCGCCGTCGGGCATTGCGGCCATTGTCAGCTGGGGGGAAACTTCGTCTGCCGGGATGGCCCGGTCTTTCCTTACCCGGCACTCCAGCCCCTGCTGGGCGAGCGAGGGTTTTGA
- a CDS encoding phosphomannomutase → MAAFGTSGLRGLVADLTDQVVYLHTRAFLRYLAEIGEFPAGDAVILGGDLRPSTPRMLAAAWAAVLAEGGQPGFAGYLPAPALAFAGLTAGVPSLMVTGSHIPFDRNGIKFNRPQGELMKADEAGILRQDMTVDVALFDAAGALRKPPVLPAADPHWLALYQQRYRDFFGADSLAGWRLGVYQHSGVARDLLVTLLESLGAEVLPLGRSANFVALDTEALRPEDTVLAQRAVAEHHLDALLTTDGDADRPMIADHEGRWWRGDVLGILTAHALGAHTVVTPVSSNTALELSGFFPEIRRTRIGSPYVIAAMQGALQEGQVPVCGYEANGGFLLGSPLTRDGRTLAPLPTRDAILPMLTVLTAAQKRRIPLAALLADLPPRYTASDRLQDFPTALSQRYLDAFRSKEKVANLAAFNAAFGEIAGDAQHLDLTDGIRVTLAPGGIIHLRPSGNAPELRCYTEADSPEQAEALLRTALQVMNGWRA, encoded by the coding sequence ATGGCGGCTTTTGGGACGAGTGGGTTGCGGGGTCTGGTGGCGGATCTCACGGATCAGGTCGTTTATTTACACACGCGGGCCTTTCTCCGTTATCTTGCGGAAATCGGCGAGTTTCCCGCCGGGGATGCGGTGATACTGGGCGGCGACCTGCGTCCGAGCACGCCGCGGATGCTGGCCGCGGCCTGGGCTGCTGTCCTCGCGGAAGGCGGGCAACCGGGGTTTGCCGGATATCTCCCCGCACCGGCACTGGCTTTTGCGGGGCTGACGGCGGGGGTGCCATCGCTGATGGTCACCGGCAGTCATATCCCCTTTGATCGCAACGGCATCAAGTTTAACCGCCCCCAAGGGGAATTGATGAAGGCTGATGAGGCCGGGATCCTGCGTCAGGATATGACGGTGGATGTAGCCCTTTTCGACGCCGCGGGCGCGCTGCGCAAACCACCCGTTTTGCCCGCCGCTGACCCGCACTGGCTGGCGCTCTATCAGCAGCGTTACCGGGATTTTTTCGGCGCGGACAGTCTTGCCGGATGGCGACTGGGCGTTTACCAGCACTCCGGCGTCGCCCGTGATCTGCTGGTGACACTGCTGGAGTCGCTGGGTGCGGAGGTGCTGCCCCTGGGCCGCTCTGCGAATTTCGTGGCCCTGGACACCGAGGCCCTGCGCCCCGAGGACACGGTTCTGGCGCAGCGTGCGGTGGCTGAGCACCATCTCGACGCGCTCCTGACCACAGACGGCGACGCCGACCGTCCCATGATCGCTGACCATGAAGGCCGCTGGTGGCGCGGTGATGTGCTGGGGATTTTGACGGCCCATGCCTTGGGCGCCCATACGGTAGTCACGCCGGTCAGTAGCAATACGGCGCTGGAGTTGTCCGGCTTTTTTCCGGAAATCCGCCGCACCCGGATTGGTTCCCCTTATGTCATAGCGGCGATGCAGGGCGCTTTGCAGGAGGGACAGGTGCCCGTCTGCGGTTATGAAGCAAACGGTGGTTTTCTGCTGGGTAGTCCGCTCACCCGGGATGGCCGCACCTTGGCGCCGCTTCCTACCCGCGACGCGATTCTACCCATGTTGACGGTGCTGACGGCGGCGCAGAAACGACGCATTCCCCTGGCCGCCTTGCTGGCCGACCTGCCACCCCGTTATACCGCCAGCGACCGTTTACAGGACTTTCCCACGGCGCTGAGCCAGCGCTACCTGGATGCTTTTCGCAGCAAGGAAAAGGTGGCGAATCTCGCGGCTTTCAACGCTGCCTTCGGAGAAATCGCGGGTGACGCACAGCACCTGGATCTGACGGACGGTATCCGGGTGACCCTCGCGCCGGGGGGCATCATTCATCTGCGGCCTTCCGGCAACGCGCCGGAACTGCGCTGCTATACGGAGGCCGACAGCCCGGAGCAAGCCGAGGCCCTGCTGCGGACTGCCTTACAGGTCATGAATGGCTGGCGTGCCTGA
- a CDS encoding ABC-F family ATPase, whose translation MLSTANLTMQFGAKALFENVSVEFGNGNRYGLIGANGSGKTTLMKILGGDLEPSSGHVSLSSGERLGKLRQDQFAFEDCTVLDTVIMGHAELWRVKQERDRLYALPEMTDEEGMAVAHVEVEFAELGGYAAESRAGELLSGVGIPLEQHSGLMSAVSPGWKLRVLLAQALFADPDILLLDEPTNNLDIHTIQWLEELISNVNSTVIIISHDRHFLNSVCTHMADLDYGELRIYPGNYDEYMQASTLVRDQLLADNDKKKEKMAELQGFVSRFSANASKAKQATSRARQLEKIQLEEVKPSSRQNPYLVFHQERKLYRNALDGKDLSKSFGDLRLFHKMRLHVEAGERIAIIGANGLGKTTLLRCLMGELTTDAGEIKWAENARIGYFAQDYAPEFAEEMTLFDWMCQWRGERDDDQVIRGVLGRLLFGQDQVNRSVKVLSGGEKGRMLFGKLTLQKPNVLILDEPTNHLDMESIESLNSALEKYDGTLLFVSHDREFVSSLATRIIEFTPRGIQDFKGTYEDYLRSQGMG comes from the coding sequence TTGCTTAGCACCGCCAACCTCACCATGCAATTCGGGGCCAAGGCCCTTTTTGAAAACGTCTCCGTCGAGTTCGGCAATGGCAATCGCTATGGCCTCATCGGGGCCAACGGCAGCGGCAAGACGACGCTGATGAAGATTCTCGGTGGCGATCTGGAGCCCAGTTCCGGACACGTCAGCCTGAGCAGTGGCGAGCGTTTGGGCAAGCTGCGGCAGGATCAGTTTGCCTTTGAGGACTGTACCGTACTGGACACGGTGATCATGGGTCACGCCGAACTCTGGCGCGTCAAGCAGGAACGCGATCGCCTCTATGCCCTGCCGGAGATGACCGACGAAGAAGGGATGGCCGTGGCGCATGTGGAGGTGGAGTTTGCCGAGTTGGGCGGCTATGCGGCCGAGTCCCGGGCCGGGGAGTTGCTGAGCGGCGTGGGTATTCCGCTGGAGCAGCACAGCGGCTTGATGTCCGCGGTATCACCCGGCTGGAAACTACGGGTATTGCTGGCGCAGGCGCTATTTGCCGACCCCGATATTCTGCTCCTGGACGAGCCGACCAATAACCTCGACATCCATACCATCCAGTGGCTGGAAGAACTCATCAGCAACGTCAACAGCACCGTCATCATCATTTCCCATGACCGCCATTTTCTGAATAGCGTCTGCACCCACATGGCTGACCTGGATTACGGTGAATTACGCATTTATCCCGGCAATTATGATGAATATATGCAGGCTTCAACCCTGGTGCGGGATCAGTTGCTCGCCGATAATGACAAGAAAAAGGAGAAGATGGCCGAGTTGCAGGGCTTTGTGAGCCGCTTCTCCGCCAATGCCTCCAAGGCCAAGCAAGCGACTTCCCGCGCCCGTCAGTTAGAGAAAATCCAGCTTGAAGAGGTGAAGCCTTCCAGCCGGCAAAATCCCTATCTGGTCTTTCATCAGGAACGCAAACTCTATCGCAATGCCCTGGATGGGAAGGACCTGAGCAAATCCTTTGGCGATCTGCGCCTGTTTCATAAAATGCGTTTGCATGTCGAAGCGGGCGAACGCATTGCGATTATCGGCGCCAATGGCCTGGGCAAAACCACCCTGTTGCGTTGTCTGATGGGCGAATTGACCACCGATGCCGGCGAAATAAAATGGGCGGAGAATGCGCGTATCGGTTACTTCGCCCAGGATTATGCCCCGGAATTTGCGGAAGAGATGACGCTTTTCGACTGGATGTGCCAGTGGCGCGGTGAACGCGATGATGACCAGGTGATCCGTGGTGTGCTGGGACGCCTGCTCTTCGGGCAGGATCAGGTCAATCGTTCGGTCAAGGTGCTCTCCGGCGGCGAAAAGGGCCGGATGCTCTTCGGCAAGCTCACCCTGCAGAAACCCAATGTGCTGATTCTCGATGAGCCGACCAACCACCTGGATATGGAATCCATCGAGTCTCTCAACTCAGCCCTGGAAAAATACGACGGAACCTTGCTTTTTGTCAGTCATGACCGGGAATTTGTGTCTTCACTGGCCACCCGCATCATCGAATTTACTCCGCGGGGCATTCAGGATTTCAAGGGGACCTATGAGGATTATCTACGCAGTCAGGGCATGGGCTGA
- a CDS encoding lytic transglycosylase domain-containing protein, whose protein sequence is MAAFKTVLKIRLARPLAATVTLALWMVSATSVAAAVTLNTVQEQLLTSAATAFAQGDYRPAANALPELESTYMGPWVGYWSLQPRLTTLTQDQYQHYAERFPGGAAHHLLRQQWLLELARRADWSDFTQVFHAGSIPDLVSLRCDAARDPLLSTSTMIVPFALWSSAAANDHDCNAMARVYLKQGQITPSELWQRLQQMYEASAFNAALRFAPFLPAPQSGQLAQTVTAPAAWISQQIRQYGGNNWPTGQTHLLVLALLRLTATHPAQAAQFVRTLDVLSAADKALVLYNSAYHATLSFRSESGQWYAQAYAADPQFRPRPRLLAWMVRTALRDGDWNMVEQAIQQMDAAQRQQRQWQFWSAVALLQLGHTQAARILLAALESPWTYYGQLAMAALNRPLILTSDDPPAPTEASAASDGGAPERTAITLYHLGLYFDALAEWDHFLKGLKGTGEIKSAAQTAFQHGAWLLGIHASSLIRGGKDWQQGYVLPYAQEISAAATQTGLRRAFLAGLIRQESGFAFGIQSDVGAQGLMQVMPATAQWLQTHVAAAANADLHSVRGNLILGSHYLSLQQQRFGGSELLAAAAYNAGPGAPQRWLSRWTPPPGPWAGPIFTANIPFQQTRHYVQSVLTNTVVYAAILDRQPQTIWPQWRLGTNP, encoded by the coding sequence ATGGCTGCGTTTAAAACAGTCCTGAAAATACGTCTTGCGCGTCCCTTGGCTGCCACGGTGACGCTTGCCTTGTGGATGGTCTCTGCCACGTCAGTCGCAGCAGCCGTTACCCTCAACACCGTTCAGGAGCAACTTCTGACCTCGGCGGCGACCGCTTTCGCTCAGGGGGATTATCGTCCTGCCGCCAACGCACTGCCTGAATTAGAAAGTACCTACATGGGGCCATGGGTAGGGTACTGGTCTCTGCAACCCCGCCTCACCACCCTGACCCAAGACCAGTATCAACACTATGCGGAGCGTTTTCCGGGTGGGGCGGCACATCATTTGCTGCGCCAACAGTGGCTGTTAGAACTCGCGCGCCGCGCGGACTGGTCGGATTTTACCCAGGTGTTCCACGCCGGCAGCATTCCCGATCTGGTCAGTTTGCGCTGTGATGCGGCGCGCGATCCGCTGCTCAGCACCAGCACGATGATTGTCCCGTTCGCCCTCTGGAGCAGCGCCGCAGCGAATGATCATGACTGCAACGCCATGGCGCGCGTCTATCTGAAACAGGGGCAAATCACGCCGTCAGAGCTGTGGCAGCGCCTGCAACAGATGTACGAGGCATCCGCTTTTAACGCTGCACTGCGCTTTGCGCCGTTTTTACCCGCGCCACAATCTGGCCAGCTTGCGCAGACGGTCACCGCACCTGCCGCGTGGATATCTCAACAGATACGGCAATACGGCGGCAACAACTGGCCAACTGGTCAGACACATCTCCTGGTACTCGCCCTGCTGCGTCTCACTGCCACGCACCCCGCGCAGGCGGCACAGTTTGTGCGGACCCTTGACGTTCTCTCTGCCGCTGACAAGGCGCTGGTGCTGTATAACAGTGCCTACCACGCCACCCTGTCCTTTCGTTCCGAATCGGGACAGTGGTATGCCCAAGCCTATGCCGCCGATCCGCAGTTTCGCCCCCGGCCCCGACTGCTGGCCTGGATGGTGCGTACCGCCCTACGCGATGGTGACTGGAATATGGTCGAGCAGGCCATTCAGCAGATGGACGCTGCCCAACGCCAGCAGCGACAGTGGCAATTCTGGTCCGCCGTCGCGCTGCTGCAACTCGGACATACGCAGGCTGCCCGCATCTTGTTGGCGGCTCTGGAATCTCCCTGGACCTATTACGGGCAACTGGCCATGGCGGCCCTCAACAGGCCACTGATCTTAACGTCCGACGATCCGCCCGCACCGACCGAAGCAAGCGCCGCATCGGATGGAGGGGCTCCCGAGCGGACCGCGATCACGCTCTATCATCTCGGACTCTATTTCGACGCCCTCGCCGAATGGGACCATTTTTTGAAGGGGCTGAAAGGGACAGGGGAGATCAAATCTGCAGCCCAGACAGCCTTTCAACATGGGGCGTGGTTACTGGGTATTCATGCGAGCAGCCTGATTCGCGGGGGAAAGGACTGGCAACAGGGCTACGTGCTTCCCTATGCACAGGAAATCAGCGCCGCAGCTACTCAGACCGGCCTGCGCCGCGCCTTCCTGGCCGGTCTGATCCGGCAGGAATCCGGTTTTGCGTTCGGCATTCAGTCCGACGTCGGTGCACAAGGGCTGATGCAGGTGATGCCTGCCACAGCCCAGTGGCTTCAGACTCACGTAGCCGCAGCCGCCAACGCTGATCTGCATAGCGTCCGTGGCAATCTGATCCTGGGTTCTCACTATCTGAGCCTTCAGCAACAGCGTTTTGGAGGCTCCGAGTTGCTGGCTGCGGCAGCCTACAACGCCGGACCCGGCGCACCACAACGCTGGCTCAGCCGTTGGACACCACCTCCGGGACCATGGGCTGGCCCGATTTTCACCGCGAACATCCCCTTCCAACAGACTCGCCATTATGTGCAGAGCGTGCTGACCAACACCGTTGTCTACGCCGCCATTCTCGACCGACAGCCACAAACCATATGGCCCCAATGGCGCCTCGGCACCAACCCGTAA